In a single window of the Papaver somniferum cultivar HN1 chromosome 8, ASM357369v1, whole genome shotgun sequence genome:
- the LOC113306972 gene encoding protein LITTLE ZIPPER 1-like gives MCLNASQWNLGTTTTAATHPRQILYIAKKPRVRIQRLKQNRMRRTLSARRRRFETREMRIDEGREIELKNLKLYLENKSIIEENRKLKEKALLLHQENRVLMSQLHKISNTTNTLSVN, from the exons ATGTGTTTGAATGCATCACAATGGAATTTAGGTACTACTACTACTGCTGCTACTCATCCTCGTCAGATTCTTTACATAGCAAAGAAACCCAGAGTTAGAATTCAaaggctcaagcaaaacag GATGAGGAGGACATTATCTGCAAGAAGAAGAAGGTTTGAAACCAGAGAAATGAGAATTGATGAAGGGAGAGAGATAGAGTTGAAGAATTTGAAGCTTTATTTAGAGAATAAAAGTATCATTGAAGAGAACCGAAAATTGAAGGAGAAAGCCTTATTGCTTCACCAAGAGAACAGAGTATTGATGTCTCAACTTCATAAAATCTCTAATACTACTAATACCTTAAGTGTTAATTAG